One genomic window of Arachis stenosperma cultivar V10309 chromosome 10, arast.V10309.gnm1.PFL2, whole genome shotgun sequence includes the following:
- the LOC130956819 gene encoding uncharacterized protein LOC130956819 has protein sequence MDLLLPEREAHPNLDQHSTKLLNLTDLQRIDPFVEEILITAAHVTFYEFNIDLSQWSRKDVEGSLFVVKRNKKHSLDLLSHQEQMKRFGHHLKLLFSDKKPSQSQTKQLCRGFCQGTKVVSPN, from the exons ATGGATCTCCTTCTTCCCG AACGGGAAGCTCATCCCAATCTCGACCAGCACAGCACCAAGCTTCTCAACCTCACTGATCTTCAGCGCATCGATCCCTTCGTCGAGGAAATCCTCATCACCGCTGCACATGTCACCTTCTACGAGTTCAACATCGACCTCTCCCAATGG AGCCGCAAGGACGTCGAGGGATCCCTCTTCGTTGTCAAAAG AAATAAAAAGCATAGCTTGGATCTACTAAGTCATCAAGAACAGATGAAAAGATTCGGACATCACCTTAAACTATTGTTCAGTGATAAGAAACCATCACAATCTCAGACAAAACAACTCTGCAGAGGTTTCTGTCAG GGGACTAAGGTTGTTTCTCCAAACTAA